The region CGTTATGAAATTAGCCTCATGGGTGAGCATTTTACGTGGGCAGCGTTGCGCTATGGCATTCTTTTCAATCGGCTGCCGGCGATCGGTTTGGCGCTGTGTATTGCCATGACCCTGAGCGTTCTGTACTGGCAGACCCGCAACATTTTCTGGGGGAGATCCCCGCGGTGGCAGCAACGTCTCGAAAAACAAGTCCTGCGCATTCGTCAGCAGGGGCAAGGTCATCCCCTATGGCATTGGGTGTGTCGGCAGTAGCAGCGCTGCAAGGGGCCCCGGCACCGGGAAAATAATTAGCAATAGCAACACCAGCGCCATCAGGCCAAGGGCATCGCGCCAGTTATCCAATTCACTGACATCATTGAGGGCAGGTTCATCAAAAGCGGGCATAAAGAACAAGATCAGTGCCCAAACAAAAAGCCACGGTTGAATAAAGGAGAGAATCAGCACTAGTAAACGGCTGACTTGGCCAATGACTGCCCCCGTCCGATGACCGTACATCCCATGGACAATGTGACCCCCATCCAATTGACCCACAGGCATCAGGTTCAAAGCTGTCACTACCAAACCTAGCACCCCCGCCACTGCCATCGGATGGAGGTGTAGCGCACTGTTACTCTTGAGGGCAGTGCCAAAAATGGCTTTGGCAATCAGGGTAAAAAGAATCGAAATACGGGGACTAAACAGGTGGGGATTCAGGGGCTGTCCCGAAGCATTGACTGGCAGTTGCACCACCTCGGACTGCTGTAACCCCCAAACTAGAATTGGTAGCGTCACGATCAACCCAGCAATAGGACCCGCAATACTAATGTCAAAGAGGGCACGGCGATGGGGAACTGGCGATCGCATCTGGATAAAGGCCCCCAGTGTGCCCATGGCAAAGGGCAGGGGAATAAAGTAGGGCAGCGTTGCCTTCACACCGTAATACCATGCAGTAGCAAAGTGTCCCAGTTCATGGATGCCCAAAATCAACAGCAGACTGACGCTGTAGGGCAACCCCTGCCAGAGCAAACTGGGATTGAGCCGCAGTTCCGCCGCCGTTAGATCAGGCGCCACAAGTGCCAAGCCAGCAACGGTGGTTGTGAAAAAAGTTAAGGTCAAAAGGCCAAGGCTGAGACCAGGACGAAAAAGCTGTTGGGGCTGGGGCAGACGATCGCGGGGAATCAGGGCAAAAAAAGGCTTATTCCTCAAACCCATTTGAAACATAACCAGAAAGCGATCGCCAAAGCGTTGGGCAATATTGCGCTCCACTGTTTCATAGACTTGGTTGGCATCACCGCGCAGTTGCCCACGGCAGATCACCGCCTGTG is a window of Thermosynechococcus vestitus BP-1 DNA encoding:
- a CDS encoding site-2 protease family protein, coding for MTWISLIVLGLILVFIVRQSAARVSQTPWWLLWLVLMLPAFFIAGWLLLLGNTPVPSGWLILIFVSSSVLYLVLLRRGQSSLPAPPPPPLTDNGKLLNQEEETQLQSCFPWGMYYLQQIEYRPQAVICRGQLRGDANQVYETVERNIAQRFGDRFLVMFQMGLRNKPFFALIPRDRLPQPQQLFRPGLSLGLLTLTFFTTTVAGLALVAPDLTAAELRLNPSLLWQGLPYSVSLLLILGIHELGHFATAWYYGVKATLPYFIPLPFAMGTLGAFIQMRSPVPHRRALFDISIAGPIAGLIVTLPILVWGLQQSEVVQLPVNASGQPLNPHLFSPRISILFTLIAKAIFGTALKSNSALHLHPMAVAGVLGLVVTALNLMPVGQLDGGHIVHGMYGHRTGAVIGQVSRLLVLILSFIQPWLFVWALILFFMPAFDEPALNDVSELDNWRDALGLMALVLLLLIIFPVPGPLAALLLPTHPMP